TTTAGGCTCTTCAAAGCCTACGCGTTGAGGACTTGGCATATCACCATAAACCGAAGCAGAACTTGCATAAATAAGCTTCGCATTAAGCTCGATGCTAAGTTTTATAAAATCTTCAAAAGTATTTAAGTTTGTATCTAAAACTTTAAATTGATTATAAGCCGTTGTATCTGAAATTGCAGCCTCATGAAAAATAATGTCTGGTTTAAAATCTCTAATTTTTTTAAAAGTTTTTTCATCTTTAATATCACCCACAAAAAGACTTCCATCAAATTCAAGTAAATTTTTAAAATGCCCAAAACTTTCCAAATTCCCATTTTCTAAAAGCTCACCACTTCTCATTTTATCTATAATTAAAATTTCATTTTCTTTTTGCAAGTTTAAGGCAAGTTGCGAACCAATAAACCCTGCTCCACCGGTAATTACTATCTTCATTTATTTTCCTTATTTTTGAAAAAATCTAAAATTTCTTTTAAATTTTTAAATTGTTTGAAAAAATTCCCTTCTTTTTTTTCACTATTTACTAAGACTAAAGTACCAATTTTTGCATTTAATCCTGCCTGCATATCGCTTAAATTATCACCTATAAAAATAGAATTTTCTAAATCCAAATCAAATTCACTCTTTGCTTTTAAAAGCATCCCAGCCTTTGGTTTTCGGCACTGGCAATTTTCTAAATGCGGACAATGATAAATCTTTTCAATTTTTATATTCTCTTTGGCAAATTCATCAAGCATAAATTCACAAAGCTTAAAAAAATCATCTTCTGTATAATATCCTCTTGCTATGCCTGATTGATTTGTTGCTACAAAAAGCAAATAATCTTTTTGCAAAAAATACCTACAAAGCTCAAAAATTCCATCACAAAATTCAAAATCTTCAATTTTATAGACATATTTTTTATCAATATTTATAACGCCATCTCTGTCTAAAAATAATGCTTTTCTTTTCATGTAGAGTATTATAATAAATATAAGTTGAATTTCAATAACAAAATAATAATTTTATTTATACAAAAATTACAAAATTAATATATAATACCAAGCATTGATTTTAAAAAAGGAGCAAATAAATGAAAAAACTACTTGTAGTTTCAGCATTGGCATGTTTAGGAGTTTCAGCGTATGCTGCGGATGGTGCAACACTTTTTAAAAAATGTGCAGTTTGCCATGGTGCAAAAGCAGATAAAGTTTATTTAAATAAAGTTCCTGCACTAAAAACTCTAACTATGCAAGAAAGACTTCAATATATGAAAGAATATTCAGAAGGCAAAAGAAATGCTTATGGACAAGGTGCGATCATGAAAATCAATCTTAAAGGCTTAACTGAAGAAGATTTCAAAGCTATCGAAGCTTATATTGAATCTTTATAATTTTAAGGCTTTCTAAGAAAGCCTTTTCTTTCTTAAACTCTCTTTTTTACGCTTTTCTAGCATTATCGCATCATTTAAAGCTTCTTCGCTATCATTAAGCGTTGTAAATTTATAATCATCATCAAATTGCTTATTTTTAATACCCCAAAGCAAAGTAATTAAAATAATAAAAAAAACAAAAATCGAAACCCCTATCATCATCATTAAAACACCACTCATTTATTAATCCTTAAAGCATTTAAAATCACTATTATACTACTAAAAGACATAGAAAGTGCCGCTATTAGAGGATTTATAAGTCCAAAAAAAGCCAAAGGAATGGTAAGTGCATTATAAAATAAAGAAAAAATCAAATTCTCTTTGATAATTCTAAAAGTTTTTTTGGATAATCTCACGCTTTCTTGCAAAGCCTTTAAGTTATTATCAAGTAAAAGTATATCACTGCTTTCAATGGCCAAATCACTACCCTCTTTCAAGCTTGCCGATACAGCAGCAAATTTCAAAGCTAAAGCATCATTTACCCCGTCTCCCACAAACAAAACCTTATGATTTAAACTTAATTTTTCCACTTCTTGCATTTTAGTTTCTGGTAAACAATTCGCTCTATAATTTTGAATTCCTAACTCATCTGCAACTTTTTTTACCGCATATTCATTATCCCCGCTTAAAATCATAAGATTGATTTTTTTATGATTTAAATATTCTATAGTTTCCTTCGCACCTTCTCTTAATATAGCCTTAAATTCAAATAAAGCAAGAATTTTTTTATTTTTAGCAAAATAAAAATGAGAATTCAATAATTCCTCACATTCTATGCCATTTTCTTTCATGAATTTTAAATTTCCACCCAAAAATTCCTCATTTTCACAATTTGCACTCAAGCCCTTGGCTTGGATATTTTTAATATTTTTAAAATCCATTTTTTTATCTTTAATTTTTTCTTGTTCCAAATAACACATCACACTATGGCAAATAGGATGTTTAGAAAGTCTCACAAAAGCCAATAATTCTTTCTTATCTAAATTCTCATCTAAAATAATTTTTGAAATTTCAAACTGACTTTTTGTTAAAACACCTGTTTTGTCAAATACTACCATATCGCATTTTGAAAGATCTTCAATCACACTAGCACTTTTAAATAAAACTTTAAATTTCAAAGCTTTAAACAAGGCAATAAGATTACAAACTGGAGTTGCCAAAGCTAAGGCGCAAGGACAAGCAATGATTAAAACCGCAATGGCATTAATAAGTGCATTTTCAAAACCAACTTTTTGATAAAAAAACCAAAATAAAAAACAAATTAAAGACAAAGTCAAAATAGTCCGTGAAAAATAAGCACTGATAGAATTTACAAGACTTTCGATCTTAGCTTTTTTAGAGCTTGCTAACTCAAGCAGAGAAATGATTTTATTAAGCTTAGAATCTTCATAAGTTTTTTTGGCAACATATTTTATCATTCCATCAAGCAAGATACTAGCAGATACCACCTCATCGCCTCGTTTGATAAGCACTGGCTCACTTTCTCCGCTCAAACTTGACTTATCAAAACTTGCTTCTCCCTCAATACAACTTCCATCGATTAAAATTTTATCTCCAGTTTTAACCTCGATGATATCACCTATCATCACTTCTTGAGGTTTTTTAGAAATAAATTTTACCCCATCAAAAACCAAAACTTCCCCACCTAAAAAATCATTCAAGCCATCAATCGTATCGCTTGCGCGTTTTTTGGTTAAAATCTCAAGATATTTTCCTACAAATACAAAGCAAATAATCATTGTAACAGAGTCAAAATACACCTCAGAAAGCCTTGAAAACATTGCCCAAATAGAGTAAATATAAGCTAAAGTTGCGCCAGAAATCACCAAGGTATCCATATTAAGTTGTTTATTTTTAATTGCATAATACGCACTACGATAAAAACTTGATCCTGTATAAAAAAGTACCGGAGAACAAAGTATAAATTCAGCAAAATTTAAAATATCCTTAATATCCCTATCCATACCGCTAAAAAATCCCGCATATTTAGCCACTGCTATCCACATGATATTCATCACGCAAGCTATAGCAACAATGAGTTTGGAATAAAATTCTCTCTTTAAAGCATTACTTTTTTTGTCATTTTTCAAAGGATCAAAAGCACTTGCATCATAGCCTATGCTTTGGATTAAATGAATGATTTTTTCTAAATTAATCTTATCTTTATCAAAAACAATGCGGGCTTTATGAGTAAGTAAGTTAATATCCACTTCCATAATCCCAGCTTCTTTTATAAGAATTTTCTCATTAAGCCATACGCAAGCAGAACAGTGAATTTTGTGTATCATTAAATAAATTTCACAAAAACCTTCCAAATTTGTTTTGATAAATTCATTGTAATTTTTTTCCTCTGAAGTAAAATTTACCGGAGTTAAAGTTTGTTTTCCAAGTTTTTCATAAAACTCATCTAAACCTTTCTCATTTAAAATTTCATAAACACTTTCGCAACCCTTACAACAAAAAAAATTACCGTTTTTTTCAAATAATTCTTCTTTTTTAAAATCTAATTTACAATGAGAGCACTTCATTAAAATTTCTTTCTTAAATTATTTTTTTCATAATTATAAGAAAATTTGACAAAAAGAGCTATTTTTTATTAAAATCACATTTTTATTACTGCGTTTTACTACACAATAAGAGGATTTATGGAAAATACCAAAGAAAAAAAACATCAAAGAACCCACATTCCAGTGGAAGGCTATAAAATAGAAGAATTAAAATTGCTTGATTTAGAAGGCTTAGTTAATATTGCAAATGAGTGCGAGATCGAAAATCCACGCGAATTTCGTCGTCAAGAATTAATTTTTGAAATTTTAAAAGCACAAACCAAAAAAGGTGGTTTTATTTTATTTACAGGAATTTTAGAAATTTCTCCTGAAGGCTATGGCTTTTTAAGAGGAATGGACTCAAATTTAAGCGACAGTGTAAATGATGCTTATGTCTCAAACTCACAAATTCGCAAATTCGCACTGCGTGTAGGTGATATAGTTACAGGACAAGTTAGAGAACCAAAAGATCAAGAAAAATACTACGCTCTTTTAAAAATCGAAGCAATTAATTATTTACCTTTGCAAGAAGCTAGAGAAAGACCTTTATTTGATAATCTTACCCCAATTTTTCCAACCGAAAAAATAAAACTTGAATATGAGTCTACCAAGCTCACAGGAAGAATGCTCGATCTTTTCGCGCCTATAGGCAAGGGTCAAAGAGGACTTATCGTTGCGCCTCCTAGAACGGGTAAAACAGAACTAATGAAAGAACTAGCAGCTGCGATTGCTAAAAATCATCCTGAAATGCATTTAATTGTCTTACTTGTCGATGAAAGACCCGAAGAGGTTACCGATATGCAAAGATGTGTAAAAGGAGAGGTTTTTAGCTCCACTTTTGATCTTCCTGCTTACAACCATGTGCGCGTGGCTGAGCTTGTTGTGGAAAAAGCTAAAAGAATGGTAGAAACTGGCAAAGATGTAATTATCTTGCTTGATAGTATAACAAGACTCGCAAGAGCTTATAATACTGCCACTCCAAGTAGCGGAAAAGTTTTAAGTGGTGGGGTTGATGCAAATGCACTACATAAACCTAAACGCTTTTTTGGCGCTGCAAGAAATATAGAAAAAGGTGGATCTTTAACCATCATTGCAACCGCACTAATTGAAACAGGTTCGAGAATGGATGAAGTGATTTTTGAAGAATTTAAAGGCACAGGAAATAGTGAAATTGTGCTT
This genomic interval from Campylobacter sp. CCS1377 contains the following:
- a CDS encoding heavy metal translocating P-type ATPase metal-binding domain-containing protein, producing MKCSHCKLDFKKEELFEKNGNFFCCKGCESVYEILNEKGLDEFYEKLGKQTLTPVNFTSEEKNYNEFIKTNLEGFCEIYLMIHKIHCSACVWLNEKILIKEAGIMEVDINLLTHKARIVFDKDKINLEKIIHLIQSIGYDASAFDPLKNDKKSNALKREFYSKLIVAIACVMNIMWIAVAKYAGFFSGMDRDIKDILNFAEFILCSPVLFYTGSSFYRSAYYAIKNKQLNMDTLVISGATLAYIYSIWAMFSRLSEVYFDSVTMIICFVFVGKYLEILTKKRASDTIDGLNDFLGGEVLVFDGVKFISKKPQEVMIGDIIEVKTGDKILIDGSCIEGEASFDKSSLSGESEPVLIKRGDEVVSASILLDGMIKYVAKKTYEDSKLNKIISLLELASSKKAKIESLVNSISAYFSRTILTLSLICFLFWFFYQKVGFENALINAIAVLIIACPCALALATPVCNLIALFKALKFKVLFKSASVIEDLSKCDMVVFDKTGVLTKSQFEISKIILDENLDKKELLAFVRLSKHPICHSVMCYLEQEKIKDKKMDFKNIKNIQAKGLSANCENEEFLGGNLKFMKENGIECEELLNSHFYFAKNKKILALFEFKAILREGAKETIEYLNHKKINLMILSGDNEYAVKKVADELGIQNYRANCLPETKMQEVEKLSLNHKVLFVGDGVNDALALKFAAVSASLKEGSDLAIESSDILLLDNNLKALQESVRLSKKTFRIIKENLIFSLFYNALTIPLAFFGLINPLIAALSMSFSSIIVILNALRINK
- the rho gene encoding transcription termination factor Rho, whose translation is MENTKEKKHQRTHIPVEGYKIEELKLLDLEGLVNIANECEIENPREFRRQELIFEILKAQTKKGGFILFTGILEISPEGYGFLRGMDSNLSDSVNDAYVSNSQIRKFALRVGDIVTGQVREPKDQEKYYALLKIEAINYLPLQEARERPLFDNLTPIFPTEKIKLEYESTKLTGRMLDLFAPIGKGQRGLIVAPPRTGKTELMKELAAAIAKNHPEMHLIVLLVDERPEEVTDMQRCVKGEVFSSTFDLPAYNHVRVAELVVEKAKRMVETGKDVIILLDSITRLARAYNTATPSSGKVLSGGVDANALHKPKRFFGAARNIEKGGSLTIIATALIETGSRMDEVIFEEFKGTGNSEIVLDRSISDRRIYPAINIIRSGTRKEELLQGPQNLQKIWAIRSAISQMDDIEALKFLYSKMLKTKNNDELLSIMND
- a CDS encoding c-type cytochrome, with amino-acid sequence MKKLLVVSALACLGVSAYAADGATLFKKCAVCHGAKADKVYLNKVPALKTLTMQERLQYMKEYSEGKRNAYGQGAIMKINLKGLTEEDFKAIEAYIESL
- the ccoS gene encoding cbb3-type cytochrome oxidase assembly protein CcoS, producing the protein MSGVLMMMIGVSIFVFFIILITLLWGIKNKQFDDDYKFTTLNDSEEALNDAIMLEKRKKESLRKKRLS
- a CDS encoding HAD family hydrolase, whose product is MKRKALFLDRDGVINIDKKYVYKIEDFEFCDGIFELCRYFLQKDYLLFVATNQSGIARGYYTEDDFFKLCEFMLDEFAKENIKIEKIYHCPHLENCQCRKPKAGMLLKAKSEFDLDLENSIFIGDNLSDMQAGLNAKIGTLVLVNSEKKEGNFFKQFKNLKEILDFFKNKENK